A region from the Dendropsophus ebraccatus isolate aDenEbr1 chromosome 1, aDenEbr1.pat, whole genome shotgun sequence genome encodes:
- the LOC138785233 gene encoding zona pellucida sperm-binding protein 3-like: protein MVVMVKRDFYGNGKLVRPSDLSLGSCPPGAQTTDPNVMFEADLQDCGSSLEMTPDWLIYSVNLRYTPSSPRNVPITRFNSAVVPIHCYYPRHGNVSSKAIKPTWIPFSSTVTSEERLAFSLRLMTADWSAPSPSLVFQLGDMFYIEASLDTQNHAPMILFVDSCVATITPDVTSTPRYEIISNNGCLMDGMQEDSSSVFVSPRPQADTLRFIVDAFRFTDNAVSLVRTHSPA, encoded by the exons atggtggtgatggtgaagaGAGACTTCTATGGTAATGGTAAGCTGGTGAGGCCCTCAGACCTGTCCCTGGGTTCCTGCCCCCCTGGAGCTCAGACTACTGACCCCAATGTGATGTTTGAAGCTGATCTCCAAGACTGTGGGAGCAGCTTAGAG ATGACTCCAGACTGGCTGATCTACAGCGTCAACCTGCGctacacccccagctcccccagaaatgtgcccatcaccaggttCAACTCTGCTGTGGTTCCCATCCATTGTTACTACCCACG ACATGGTAATGTGAGCAGTAAGGCCATCAAGCCAACATGGATCCCATTCAGCAGCACCGTGACCTCAGAAGAGCGGCTGGCCTTCTCCTTGCGTCTCATGACTG CGGATTGGAGCGCTCCCAGTCCATCACTGGTCTTCCAGCTTGGTGACATGTTCTACATAGAAGCCTCTCTGGACACTCAGAACCATGCCCCGATGATCCTGTTTGTGGACAGTTGTGTGGCCACCATTACCCCAGATGTGACCTCCACTCCTCGCTATGAGATCATCTCTAACAATGG GTGCTTGATGGACGGGATGCAAGAAGATTCCTCTTCAGTCTTTGTTTCTCCAAGACCTCAAGCAGACACTCTTCGCTTCATAGTGGATGCCTTCAGGTTCACGGACAATGCCGTCTCCCTGGTAAGAACCCACAGTCCAGcatga